Proteins from a single region of Apium graveolens cultivar Ventura chromosome 7, ASM990537v1, whole genome shotgun sequence:
- the LOC141673988 gene encoding uncharacterized protein LOC141673988, whose amino-acid sequence MKEDATNFVSACDRYQRFANYSSMPATLLTSMLCEDLKIKKEFVAVYHPQSNGQTEAVNKIIKHTLKTKLEECKGNWPEELPKVLWSYNTTLRSTTGESQFMLTYGYEAMVPVEVGSGSLRRDRYAEGDAEVYHRLHLDLLEETRENSPLKLAAYQQRAARYRNKKVKGKLLKIGDLVLRKVMPNTRNPQHRVFGANWEGPHKIKEILWKGTYHLEDLEGKLVP is encoded by the exons ATGAAGGAGGATGCTACAAACTTTGTTAGCGCATGTGATCGCTATCAACGTTTTGCAAACTATTCATCAATGCCGGCAACGCTTTTGACATCTATG CTATGTGAGGATTTGAAGATTAAGAAAGAATTTGTGGCGGTATATCATCCGCAGAGCAATGGACAGACTGAGGCTGTCAACAAGATAATAAAGCATACTCTCAAAACCAAGTTGGAGGAATGCAAAGGAAACTGGCCAGAAGAACTCCCGAAGGTGTTGTGGTCTTACAATACGACTCTAAGGTCTACTACGGGAGAGTCCCAATTTATGCTCACTTACGGGTACGAGGCTATGGTTCCCGTGGAAGTTGGTTCGGGATCACTTCGCAGAGATCGTTATGCAGAAGGAGATGCAGAAGTTTACCATAGGCTTCATTTGGATCTTTTGGAAGAAACAAGGGAGAACTCTCCGTTAAAGCTCGCGGCATATCAACAGCGTGCTGCAAGGTACCGTAACAAGAAAGTAAAGGGAAAGCTGCTGAAGATAGGAGATCTGGTGCTCAGGAAGGTGATGCCAAACACAAGGAATCCCCAGCATagagtgtttggagctaattgggaaggaccgcACAAAATAAAAGAAATCTTATGGAAAGGGACATATCACCTTGAAGACTTGGAAGGAAAGCTTGTTCCGTGA